The Coffea eugenioides isolate CCC68of chromosome 8, Ceug_1.0, whole genome shotgun sequence genome has a segment encoding these proteins:
- the LOC113780254 gene encoding uncharacterized protein LOC113780254, whose amino-acid sequence MVWAASPSGSFTTKSAWDLIRQKRIPTLMDDLLWSNIVPLKMSFLAWKVVRNLIPVETNLKKRGMPMASRCSCCLSHEETLGHLFVTGPVAMEVWDVFQRRFGILEPQPSSVSGVVSLWFGSSPVISRGHIRTIVPILIFWFIWKSRNRARFDGVCFETRGVVSSIASFVEQLGMANKLSKRLFRGDHEDPWARLGVCLPRHIEVTVVSWKRPPQFCVKLNIDGSVTQNRAYGGGLLRDSDGRLLFAFHKEFGDTDVLGAESLALLHGLRLCTGLVTGSLLVEVDSESLVHLLQAGGVSKWPLCNTLRNISGLLVSLSASISHVVREANTAADNLAGLRLASELYCTSHTQLPGQIRASIGLDSREFPFPRCRSVRG is encoded by the coding sequence ATGGTTTGGGCGGCTTCTCCCTCCGGATCGTTCACGACCAAATCTGCTTGGGACCTGATTCGCCAGAAACGCATCCCGACTCTGATGGATGACCTGCTTTGGAGCAATATTGTGCCACTCAAGATGTCCTTCCTGGCGTGGAAGGTGGTGCGAAACTTGATTCCGGTGGAGACGAATCTGAAGAAAAGAGGAATGCCAATGGCGTCAAGATGTTCATGTTGCCTCTCACACGAAGAAACCTTAGGTCACCTTTTTGTCACGGGTCCGGTAGCGATGGAGGTCTGGGACGTCTTCCAAAGGAGGTTTGGTATTCTGGAGCCTCAACCATCTTCAGTGTCAGGGGTGGTTTCATTGTGGTTTGGATCGAGTCCCGTGATATCGCGGGGACACATTAGGACGATCGTTCCCATTCTAATCTTTTGGTTCATATGGAAGTCCAGGAACAGAGCGCGGTTTGATGGcgtatgttttgaaactcgcGGGGTAGTTTCCTCGATTGCTAGTTTCGTGGAACAGCTGGGAATGGCGAACAAGCTCTCGAAGCGCCTTTTTAGGGGCGATCATGAGGATCCATGGGCACGGCTGGGGGTCTGCTTGCCACGTCACATTGAGGTGACTGTGGTCTCCTGGAAACGGCCGCCGCAGTTTTGCGTCAAATTGAACATTGATGGCAGTGTCACCCAAAATCGGGCTTATGGGGGTGGGTTGCTCCGAGACTCTGATGGCCGCCTACTTTTTGCTTTTCACAAGGAATTTGGAGACACAGATGTGTTGGGGGCGGAAAGCTTGGCGTTGTTGCATGGCCTTCGGTTGTGCACAGGGTTGGTAACGGGATCTTTACTGGTGGAGGTGGATTCTGAGAGTCTGGTTCACCTATTGCAGGCAGGGGGTGTGTCGAAGTGGCCGTTGTGCAACACATTAAGGAACATAAGTGGTCTCCTTGTTTCATTGTCGGCGTCTATTTCGCATGTGGTAAGAGAGGCAAACACTGCGGCAGACAATCTAGCGGGCCTACGCCTTGCGTCGGAGCTTTATtgcacttcacatactcaactTCCGGGACAGATAAGGGCATCGATAGGCTTAGATAGTAGAGAATTCCCATTTCCACGTTGCCGGAGTGTAAGGGGCTAG
- the LOC113780255 gene encoding 40S ribosomal protein S13-2-like — translation MESTIQLFLRLRDGSKKREKKTLHQAQEEEGQCCSPLVLQGRRLWQVRKAGLAPEIPEDLYHLIKKAIAIRKHLERNRKDKDSKFRLVLVESRIHRLARYYKKTKKLPPNWK, via the exons ATGGAGTCCACCATCCAACTCTTCCTCCGCCTTCGTGATGGCTCCAAGAAGCGCGAGAAGAAGACCCTACACCAAGCCCAAGAAGAAGAAGGCCAATGCTGCAGTCCTCTAGTTCTACAAGGTCGACGACTCTGGCAAG TTCGGAAGGCAGGGCTTGCACCTGAGATTCCAGAGGATCTGTACCATCTGATTAAGAAGGCCATCGCAATCAGGAAGCATTTGGAGAGGAACAGGAAGGACAAGGATTCCAAGTTCAGATTGGTTTTGGTGGAGAGCAGGATTCACCGCCTTGCTCGTTACTACAAAAAGACCAAGAAGCTCCCTCCCAACTGGAAATAG